Genomic segment of Candidatus Marinarcus aquaticus:
GCTTTAATGCTTTTTTAAAAAAAACGGAACACACCTCAACGCAAATTCAACTGGATGAACATATCTTCATTGATTTTGAAAAGAATTCCGTAACGGCATATAACAAATCCTTTCATTTAAATAAAAAAGAGTTTGCTTTATTAAAACTGTTGTGTTCCAATATAAATAAAACATTTACTTATGAAGAGATAGAGTACCAAGTATGGGGAGAGTACTCTATGAGCCTTTCAGCCCTAAGAAGTGTTGTAAGAGATTTAAGAAAAAAACTGGGACAAAACTATATTATCAATATTCACAGAACAGGTTATCGATTCAAATAACCTCATTGTTTTAAACATACTAACTGCTTGTAATCCATTTTAATTGGTACAAACAATTCTTGAAAATTTATTGTCTTTTAAGTCACCTTTATATACTATATAGGGGTATACTATAATAAGGAACAGATATGGCATATTGTTGTGAAGTAGAGCGAAAAAAATTGCAAAATCGTATCAATCGAATTGCAGGACAAGTGAACTCTTTAAAAAGTAAGTTCAATGATGAACAGTTTCATTTAGACAGTGACCCGTATGAAACCATACGACAACTCACCGCTATAAAAGGAGCCGTCAGTGGTATGATTACTTCATATGTGGAGCACTATGCAAAAGGACACATGATTGATAAAATTAAAAATAGCAACTCTGCTGATGCAGAAGCACAAATAGATAATTTATTAGAAATTATAAAAGTATTTGGAAAATAAAAGGTATGTAAGTATGCAACACTGTAAATTTGGTCTTAATGACCACCAACCCTATTTAAAAGAAGATGACCACCACCATCATCACGACCATGAACATGGACACACTCACGACCACAGAGGAACAGACAAAAAGGTTTTAAAATGGGCTTTGAGCATTACGCTCATTACCATGTTTTTAGAGTTTTTCTATGGCTTTTTATCCAACTCTTTGGCACTTGTTTCCGATGCAATTCATATGTTTACACACTCATTTGCGTTGATTATTTCACTCATCGCGATTGTCATTGCCAGTAAACAAGCCCCTTTAGAAAAAACCTTTGGATACTACCGTGCGGAAGTATTAGCAGCATTTATCAACGGAATTACCATTGTGCTTTCCATTGTTTGGATTGTTTATGAAGCAGTGGAGCGTTTCTTAAACCCTTCAGAAATCGATGTGAATACAGCAATGATTGTTGCTATCATTGGATTGGTTGTCAATATTATTACGGGTGTGATTTTAATGCAAGGGGACAAACAAAACATTAACTTGCGTTCGGCGTTTATTCATATGTTAAGTGAT
This window contains:
- a CDS encoding cation diffusion facilitator family transporter gives rise to the protein MQHCKFGLNDHQPYLKEDDHHHHHDHEHGHTHDHRGTDKKVLKWALSITLITMFLEFFYGFLSNSLALVSDAIHMFTHSFALIISLIAIVIASKQAPLEKTFGYYRAEVLAAFINGITIVLSIVWIVYEAVERFLNPSEIDVNTAMIVAIIGLVVNIITGVILMQGDKQNINLRSAFIHMLSDALSSVAIIIGYIVIHFTSWYFIDVILAVMVALVIGRWAIDVLRHSINTLMESSPIDLEEVKAFIERHEEVIELHDVHIWEITQDMYNMTAHVKINEHSLENYEHLLHKINHELKEKYKIVHTTFQFEW
- a CDS encoding metal/formaldehyde-sensitive transcriptional repressor, which gives rise to MAYCCEVERKKLQNRINRIAGQVNSLKSKFNDEQFHLDSDPYETIRQLTAIKGAVSGMITSYVEHYAKGHMIDKIKNSNSADAEAQIDNLLEIIKVFGK